A genomic region of Equus caballus isolate H_3958 breed thoroughbred chromosome 1, TB-T2T, whole genome shotgun sequence contains the following coding sequences:
- the PATL2 gene encoding protein PAT1 homolog 2 isoform X3: MPCLNWRKENTPQRPKERRQCTHRESLAQFLAHNTVLSAGGTKMKTTHLCSQVGVTNTETELQLSVLLDQFSITAAKKVYLLEADTALSPEETAMEGVGQPAKMKCLEGPHLNQGPAKSCGSLAPEKELVSASQLEEEEENEGEEDLDPDPDLAPGPEEEEEEEDEKDLGDPAVLSAVHNTQRGGLSSPGIKIPDVLGMSPTSLHFLWQTLDYLSPVLFRPKFPSANSPACHFGHQLLLPDPSLFCSLPTSWPPKFSLPSHLTQLHPQHQRLLQLQQHSRMQSPPAKKPWSQQPDPYANLMTRKEKDWVIKVQMVQLQSENPRLDDYYYQKYYQKLEKKQADDELLGRKNKVESLKLVTPYIQKAEAYESVVRIEGSLGQVAVSTCFSPRRAIDAVPHGTQEQEAGAASSQRLRVLHHIEKMFLQLLEIEEGQKDGPPQPCYSEQQSKQVEKLFLALKTQEQNNLEEAADGFLQVLSVRKGKALVARMLPFLPQNQAVSLLLAITHHLPLLVRRDVADQALQMLFKPLGRCISHLTFHELLQGLQGLTLLAPGSSERPVTVVLQNQFGISLLYALLSHGEQLVSLDSSLEKSNSDYTTWLAWIY, encoded by the exons ATACTGTGTTAAGTGCTGGAGGCACAAAGATGAAGACGACACATCTCTGTTCTCAAGTAGGGGTGACAAATACAGAAACAGAATTACAACTCAGTGTG CTTCTGGACCAGTTTTCCATTACAGCAGCCAAGAAG GTTTACCTTCTAGAGGCTGACACAGCTCTCTCGCCAGAGGAAACGGCCATGGAGGGAGTTGGCCAGCCTGCAAAGATGAAATGCCTTGAAG GCCCCCACTTAAACCAAGGCCCAGCCAAGTCCTGTGGTTCCTTGGCTCCAGAGAAGGAGCTGGTGTCTGCCTCCCaactggaggaagaggaagaaaatgaggggGAGGAGGATCTGGATCCAGATCCAGATTTAGCCCCAGGCccggaagaagaggaggaggaggaggatgagaaagaTCTCGGGGATCCAGCTGTGCTCAGTGCTGTCCATAACACCCAG AGAGGTGGTCTCAGTTCCCCTGGAATCAAGATCCCTGATGTGCTGGGGATGTCACCTACCTCCTTGCACTTTCTGTGGCAG ACCCTGGACTACCTGTCGCCAGTTCTTTTCCGGCCTAAGTTTCCCAGCGCCAACTCTCCAGCGTGCCATTTTGGACATCAACTGCTCTTGCCAGACCCATCTCTCTTCTGCAGCCTGCCGACCTCATGGCCCCCTAAGTTCAG TCTTCCCAGTCATCTGACCCAGCTTCACCCTCAGCACCAACGGCTCCTGCAGCTGCAGCAGCATAGTCGAATGCAAAG TCCCCCAGCCAAGAAGCCTTGGTCTCAGCAACCAGACCCCTATGCTAACCTCATGACCCGAAAAGAGAAGGACTGGGTGATAAAAGTGCAGATGGTTCAGCTGCAGAGTGAGAACCCCCGCCTGGATGATTATTACTACCAG AAGTATTATCAGAAACTAGAGAAGAAGCAGGCAGATGACGAGCTACTTGGGCGAAAGAACAAGGTTGAGTCCCTCAAGCTGGTAACGCCTTACATTCAGAAGGCAGAGGCTTACGAGTCAG TGGTTCGAATTGAGGGTTCCCTGGGCCAGGTAGCTGTATCAACGTGTTTCAGCCCTCGCCGAGCTATTGATGCTGTACCCCATGGAACTCAAGAGCAG GAGGCAGGAGCTGCAAGCAGTCAGAGGCTTCGGGTGTTGCACCACATTGAGAAG ATGTTCCTTCAGTTACTAGAGATAGAGGAGGGCCAGAAGGACGGGCCTCCACAACCCTGCTACTCTGAGCAGCAGAGCAAACAGGTGGAGAAGCTCTTCCTGGCCTTAAAGACCCAGGAGCAGAATAATCTGGA GGAGGCAGCAGATGGCTTCCTGCAGGTGCTCTCTGTGAGGAAGGGGAAAGCCCTAGTGGCCCGGAtgctccccttcctgccccagaaTCAAGCTGTTAGCCTTCTTCTGGCTATCACCCACCATCTGCCCCTCCTGGTCAGGAGGGATGTGGCTGATCAG GCCCTACAAATGTTGTTCAAACCTCTGGGCAGATGTATCAGTCACTTGACCTTCCATGAACTCCTCCAAGGACTCCAGGGACTAACGCTGCTAGCACCTGGCTCCTCAGAGCGGCCAGTCACTGTGGTGCTTCAGAATCAG TTTGGAATATCTTTGCTCTATGCCCTGCTAAGTCATGGGGAGCAGCTGGTATCCCTGGATTCTTCTCTAGAGAAATCCAACAGTGACTATACCACCTG gCTTGCCTGGATCTACTGA
- the PATL2 gene encoding protein PAT1 homolog 2 isoform X1: MPCLNWRKENTPQRPKERRQCTHRESLAQFLAHNTVLSAGGTKMKTTHLCSQVGVTNTETELQLSVLLDQFSITAAKKVYLLEADTALSPEETAMEGVGQPAKMKCLEGPHLNQGPAKSCGSLAPEKELVSASQLEEEEENEGEEDLDPDPDLAPGPEEEEEEEDEKDLGDPAVLSAVHNTQRGGLSSPGIKIPDVLGMSPTSLHFLWQTLDYLSPVLFRPKFPSANSPACHFGHQLLLPDPSLFCSLPTSWPPKFSLPSHLTQLHPQHQRLLQLQQHSRMQSPPAKKPWSQQPDPYANLMTRKEKDWVIKVQMVQLQSENPRLDDYYYQKYYQKLEKKQADDELLGRKNKVESLKLVTPYIQKAEAYESVVRIEGSLGQVAVSTCFSPRRAIDAVPHGTQEQEAGAASSQRLRVLHHIEKMFLQLLEIEEGQKDGPPQPCYSEQQSKQVEKLFLALKTQEQNNLEEAADGFLQVLSVRKGKALVARMLPFLPQNQAVSLLLAITHHLPLLVRRDVADQALQMLFKPLGRCISHLTFHELLQGLQGLTLLAPGSSERPVTVVLQNQFGISLLYALLSHGEQLVSLDSSLEKSNSDYTTWTDMVVLIAWEIAQMPTASLAEPLTFPSNLLPLFCHHVDKQLVQQLEARMELAWIY, encoded by the exons ATACTGTGTTAAGTGCTGGAGGCACAAAGATGAAGACGACACATCTCTGTTCTCAAGTAGGGGTGACAAATACAGAAACAGAATTACAACTCAGTGTG CTTCTGGACCAGTTTTCCATTACAGCAGCCAAGAAG GTTTACCTTCTAGAGGCTGACACAGCTCTCTCGCCAGAGGAAACGGCCATGGAGGGAGTTGGCCAGCCTGCAAAGATGAAATGCCTTGAAG GCCCCCACTTAAACCAAGGCCCAGCCAAGTCCTGTGGTTCCTTGGCTCCAGAGAAGGAGCTGGTGTCTGCCTCCCaactggaggaagaggaagaaaatgaggggGAGGAGGATCTGGATCCAGATCCAGATTTAGCCCCAGGCccggaagaagaggaggaggaggaggatgagaaagaTCTCGGGGATCCAGCTGTGCTCAGTGCTGTCCATAACACCCAG AGAGGTGGTCTCAGTTCCCCTGGAATCAAGATCCCTGATGTGCTGGGGATGTCACCTACCTCCTTGCACTTTCTGTGGCAG ACCCTGGACTACCTGTCGCCAGTTCTTTTCCGGCCTAAGTTTCCCAGCGCCAACTCTCCAGCGTGCCATTTTGGACATCAACTGCTCTTGCCAGACCCATCTCTCTTCTGCAGCCTGCCGACCTCATGGCCCCCTAAGTTCAG TCTTCCCAGTCATCTGACCCAGCTTCACCCTCAGCACCAACGGCTCCTGCAGCTGCAGCAGCATAGTCGAATGCAAAG TCCCCCAGCCAAGAAGCCTTGGTCTCAGCAACCAGACCCCTATGCTAACCTCATGACCCGAAAAGAGAAGGACTGGGTGATAAAAGTGCAGATGGTTCAGCTGCAGAGTGAGAACCCCCGCCTGGATGATTATTACTACCAG AAGTATTATCAGAAACTAGAGAAGAAGCAGGCAGATGACGAGCTACTTGGGCGAAAGAACAAGGTTGAGTCCCTCAAGCTGGTAACGCCTTACATTCAGAAGGCAGAGGCTTACGAGTCAG TGGTTCGAATTGAGGGTTCCCTGGGCCAGGTAGCTGTATCAACGTGTTTCAGCCCTCGCCGAGCTATTGATGCTGTACCCCATGGAACTCAAGAGCAG GAGGCAGGAGCTGCAAGCAGTCAGAGGCTTCGGGTGTTGCACCACATTGAGAAG ATGTTCCTTCAGTTACTAGAGATAGAGGAGGGCCAGAAGGACGGGCCTCCACAACCCTGCTACTCTGAGCAGCAGAGCAAACAGGTGGAGAAGCTCTTCCTGGCCTTAAAGACCCAGGAGCAGAATAATCTGGA GGAGGCAGCAGATGGCTTCCTGCAGGTGCTCTCTGTGAGGAAGGGGAAAGCCCTAGTGGCCCGGAtgctccccttcctgccccagaaTCAAGCTGTTAGCCTTCTTCTGGCTATCACCCACCATCTGCCCCTCCTGGTCAGGAGGGATGTGGCTGATCAG GCCCTACAAATGTTGTTCAAACCTCTGGGCAGATGTATCAGTCACTTGACCTTCCATGAACTCCTCCAAGGACTCCAGGGACTAACGCTGCTAGCACCTGGCTCCTCAGAGCGGCCAGTCACTGTGGTGCTTCAGAATCAG TTTGGAATATCTTTGCTCTATGCCCTGCTAAGTCATGGGGAGCAGCTGGTATCCCTGGATTCTTCTCTAGAGAAATCCAACAGTGACTATACCACCTG GACAGACATGGTGGTTCTGATTGCCTGGGAGATAGCCCAAATGCCTACAGCCTCTCTGGCAGAACCCCTAACCTTTCCCAGCAACCTTCTTCCCCTGTTCTGTCACCACGTGGATAAACAATTGGTACAGCAGTTGGAGGCTAGGATGGA gCTTGCCTGGATCTACTGA
- the PATL2 gene encoding protein PAT1 homolog 2 isoform X2, which translates to MKTTHLCSQVGVTNTETELQLSVLLDQFSITAAKKVYLLEADTALSPEETAMEGVGQPAKMKCLEGPHLNQGPAKSCGSLAPEKELVSASQLEEEEENEGEEDLDPDPDLAPGPEEEEEEEDEKDLGDPAVLSAVHNTQRGGLSSPGIKIPDVLGMSPTSLHFLWQTLDYLSPVLFRPKFPSANSPACHFGHQLLLPDPSLFCSLPTSWPPKFSLPSHLTQLHPQHQRLLQLQQHSRMQSPPAKKPWSQQPDPYANLMTRKEKDWVIKVQMVQLQSENPRLDDYYYQKYYQKLEKKQADDELLGRKNKVESLKLVTPYIQKAEAYESVVRIEGSLGQVAVSTCFSPRRAIDAVPHGTQEQEAGAASSQRLRVLHHIEKMFLQLLEIEEGQKDGPPQPCYSEQQSKQVEKLFLALKTQEQNNLEEAADGFLQVLSVRKGKALVARMLPFLPQNQAVSLLLAITHHLPLLVRRDVADQALQMLFKPLGRCISHLTFHELLQGLQGLTLLAPGSSERPVTVVLQNQFGISLLYALLSHGEQLVSLDSSLEKSNSDYTTWTDMVVLIAWEIAQMPTASLAEPLTFPSNLLPLFCHHVDKQLVQQLEARMELAWIY; encoded by the exons ATGAAGACGACACATCTCTGTTCTCAAGTAGGGGTGACAAATACAGAAACAGAATTACAACTCAGTGTG CTTCTGGACCAGTTTTCCATTACAGCAGCCAAGAAG GTTTACCTTCTAGAGGCTGACACAGCTCTCTCGCCAGAGGAAACGGCCATGGAGGGAGTTGGCCAGCCTGCAAAGATGAAATGCCTTGAAG GCCCCCACTTAAACCAAGGCCCAGCCAAGTCCTGTGGTTCCTTGGCTCCAGAGAAGGAGCTGGTGTCTGCCTCCCaactggaggaagaggaagaaaatgaggggGAGGAGGATCTGGATCCAGATCCAGATTTAGCCCCAGGCccggaagaagaggaggaggaggaggatgagaaagaTCTCGGGGATCCAGCTGTGCTCAGTGCTGTCCATAACACCCAG AGAGGTGGTCTCAGTTCCCCTGGAATCAAGATCCCTGATGTGCTGGGGATGTCACCTACCTCCTTGCACTTTCTGTGGCAG ACCCTGGACTACCTGTCGCCAGTTCTTTTCCGGCCTAAGTTTCCCAGCGCCAACTCTCCAGCGTGCCATTTTGGACATCAACTGCTCTTGCCAGACCCATCTCTCTTCTGCAGCCTGCCGACCTCATGGCCCCCTAAGTTCAG TCTTCCCAGTCATCTGACCCAGCTTCACCCTCAGCACCAACGGCTCCTGCAGCTGCAGCAGCATAGTCGAATGCAAAG TCCCCCAGCCAAGAAGCCTTGGTCTCAGCAACCAGACCCCTATGCTAACCTCATGACCCGAAAAGAGAAGGACTGGGTGATAAAAGTGCAGATGGTTCAGCTGCAGAGTGAGAACCCCCGCCTGGATGATTATTACTACCAG AAGTATTATCAGAAACTAGAGAAGAAGCAGGCAGATGACGAGCTACTTGGGCGAAAGAACAAGGTTGAGTCCCTCAAGCTGGTAACGCCTTACATTCAGAAGGCAGAGGCTTACGAGTCAG TGGTTCGAATTGAGGGTTCCCTGGGCCAGGTAGCTGTATCAACGTGTTTCAGCCCTCGCCGAGCTATTGATGCTGTACCCCATGGAACTCAAGAGCAG GAGGCAGGAGCTGCAAGCAGTCAGAGGCTTCGGGTGTTGCACCACATTGAGAAG ATGTTCCTTCAGTTACTAGAGATAGAGGAGGGCCAGAAGGACGGGCCTCCACAACCCTGCTACTCTGAGCAGCAGAGCAAACAGGTGGAGAAGCTCTTCCTGGCCTTAAAGACCCAGGAGCAGAATAATCTGGA GGAGGCAGCAGATGGCTTCCTGCAGGTGCTCTCTGTGAGGAAGGGGAAAGCCCTAGTGGCCCGGAtgctccccttcctgccccagaaTCAAGCTGTTAGCCTTCTTCTGGCTATCACCCACCATCTGCCCCTCCTGGTCAGGAGGGATGTGGCTGATCAG GCCCTACAAATGTTGTTCAAACCTCTGGGCAGATGTATCAGTCACTTGACCTTCCATGAACTCCTCCAAGGACTCCAGGGACTAACGCTGCTAGCACCTGGCTCCTCAGAGCGGCCAGTCACTGTGGTGCTTCAGAATCAG TTTGGAATATCTTTGCTCTATGCCCTGCTAAGTCATGGGGAGCAGCTGGTATCCCTGGATTCTTCTCTAGAGAAATCCAACAGTGACTATACCACCTG GACAGACATGGTGGTTCTGATTGCCTGGGAGATAGCCCAAATGCCTACAGCCTCTCTGGCAGAACCCCTAACCTTTCCCAGCAACCTTCTTCCCCTGTTCTGTCACCACGTGGATAAACAATTGGTACAGCAGTTGGAGGCTAGGATGGA gCTTGCCTGGATCTACTGA
- the PATL2 gene encoding protein PAT1 homolog 2 isoform X4 → MEGVGQPAKMKCLEGPHLNQGPAKSCGSLAPEKELVSASQLEEEEENEGEEDLDPDPDLAPGPEEEEEEEDEKDLGDPAVLSAVHNTQRGGLSSPGIKIPDVLGMSPTSLHFLWQTLDYLSPVLFRPKFPSANSPACHFGHQLLLPDPSLFCSLPTSWPPKFSLPSHLTQLHPQHQRLLQLQQHSRMQSPPAKKPWSQQPDPYANLMTRKEKDWVIKVQMVQLQSENPRLDDYYYQKYYQKLEKKQADDELLGRKNKVESLKLVTPYIQKAEAYESVVRIEGSLGQVAVSTCFSPRRAIDAVPHGTQEQEAGAASSQRLRVLHHIEKMFLQLLEIEEGQKDGPPQPCYSEQQSKQVEKLFLALKTQEQNNLEEAADGFLQVLSVRKGKALVARMLPFLPQNQAVSLLLAITHHLPLLVRRDVADQALQMLFKPLGRCISHLTFHELLQGLQGLTLLAPGSSERPVTVVLQNQFGISLLYALLSHGEQLVSLDSSLEKSNSDYTTWTDMVVLIAWEIAQMPTASLAEPLTFPSNLLPLFCHHVDKQLVQQLEARMELAWIY, encoded by the exons ATGGAGGGAGTTGGCCAGCCTGCAAAGATGAAATGCCTTGAAG GCCCCCACTTAAACCAAGGCCCAGCCAAGTCCTGTGGTTCCTTGGCTCCAGAGAAGGAGCTGGTGTCTGCCTCCCaactggaggaagaggaagaaaatgaggggGAGGAGGATCTGGATCCAGATCCAGATTTAGCCCCAGGCccggaagaagaggaggaggaggaggatgagaaagaTCTCGGGGATCCAGCTGTGCTCAGTGCTGTCCATAACACCCAG AGAGGTGGTCTCAGTTCCCCTGGAATCAAGATCCCTGATGTGCTGGGGATGTCACCTACCTCCTTGCACTTTCTGTGGCAG ACCCTGGACTACCTGTCGCCAGTTCTTTTCCGGCCTAAGTTTCCCAGCGCCAACTCTCCAGCGTGCCATTTTGGACATCAACTGCTCTTGCCAGACCCATCTCTCTTCTGCAGCCTGCCGACCTCATGGCCCCCTAAGTTCAG TCTTCCCAGTCATCTGACCCAGCTTCACCCTCAGCACCAACGGCTCCTGCAGCTGCAGCAGCATAGTCGAATGCAAAG TCCCCCAGCCAAGAAGCCTTGGTCTCAGCAACCAGACCCCTATGCTAACCTCATGACCCGAAAAGAGAAGGACTGGGTGATAAAAGTGCAGATGGTTCAGCTGCAGAGTGAGAACCCCCGCCTGGATGATTATTACTACCAG AAGTATTATCAGAAACTAGAGAAGAAGCAGGCAGATGACGAGCTACTTGGGCGAAAGAACAAGGTTGAGTCCCTCAAGCTGGTAACGCCTTACATTCAGAAGGCAGAGGCTTACGAGTCAG TGGTTCGAATTGAGGGTTCCCTGGGCCAGGTAGCTGTATCAACGTGTTTCAGCCCTCGCCGAGCTATTGATGCTGTACCCCATGGAACTCAAGAGCAG GAGGCAGGAGCTGCAAGCAGTCAGAGGCTTCGGGTGTTGCACCACATTGAGAAG ATGTTCCTTCAGTTACTAGAGATAGAGGAGGGCCAGAAGGACGGGCCTCCACAACCCTGCTACTCTGAGCAGCAGAGCAAACAGGTGGAGAAGCTCTTCCTGGCCTTAAAGACCCAGGAGCAGAATAATCTGGA GGAGGCAGCAGATGGCTTCCTGCAGGTGCTCTCTGTGAGGAAGGGGAAAGCCCTAGTGGCCCGGAtgctccccttcctgccccagaaTCAAGCTGTTAGCCTTCTTCTGGCTATCACCCACCATCTGCCCCTCCTGGTCAGGAGGGATGTGGCTGATCAG GCCCTACAAATGTTGTTCAAACCTCTGGGCAGATGTATCAGTCACTTGACCTTCCATGAACTCCTCCAAGGACTCCAGGGACTAACGCTGCTAGCACCTGGCTCCTCAGAGCGGCCAGTCACTGTGGTGCTTCAGAATCAG TTTGGAATATCTTTGCTCTATGCCCTGCTAAGTCATGGGGAGCAGCTGGTATCCCTGGATTCTTCTCTAGAGAAATCCAACAGTGACTATACCACCTG GACAGACATGGTGGTTCTGATTGCCTGGGAGATAGCCCAAATGCCTACAGCCTCTCTGGCAGAACCCCTAACCTTTCCCAGCAACCTTCTTCCCCTGTTCTGTCACCACGTGGATAAACAATTGGTACAGCAGTTGGAGGCTAGGATGGA gCTTGCCTGGATCTACTGA
- the PATL2 gene encoding protein PAT1 homolog 2 isoform X5, with amino-acid sequence MTRKEKDWVIKVQMVQLQSENPRLDDYYYQKYYQKLEKKQADDELLGRKNKVESLKLVTPYIQKAEAYESVVRIEGSLGQVAVSTCFSPRRAIDAVPHGTQEQEAGAASSQRLRVLHHIEKMFLQLLEIEEGQKDGPPQPCYSEQQSKQVEKLFLALKTQEQNNLEEAADGFLQVLSVRKGKALVARMLPFLPQNQAVSLLLAITHHLPLLVRRDVADQALQMLFKPLGRCISHLTFHELLQGLQGLTLLAPGSSERPVTVVLQNQFGISLLYALLSHGEQLVSLDSSLEKSNSDYTTWTDMVVLIAWEIAQMPTASLAEPLTFPSNLLPLFCHHVDKQLVQQLEARMELAWIY; translated from the exons ATGACCCGAAAAGAGAAGGACTGGGTGATAAAAGTGCAGATGGTTCAGCTGCAGAGTGAGAACCCCCGCCTGGATGATTATTACTACCAG AAGTATTATCAGAAACTAGAGAAGAAGCAGGCAGATGACGAGCTACTTGGGCGAAAGAACAAGGTTGAGTCCCTCAAGCTGGTAACGCCTTACATTCAGAAGGCAGAGGCTTACGAGTCAG TGGTTCGAATTGAGGGTTCCCTGGGCCAGGTAGCTGTATCAACGTGTTTCAGCCCTCGCCGAGCTATTGATGCTGTACCCCATGGAACTCAAGAGCAG GAGGCAGGAGCTGCAAGCAGTCAGAGGCTTCGGGTGTTGCACCACATTGAGAAG ATGTTCCTTCAGTTACTAGAGATAGAGGAGGGCCAGAAGGACGGGCCTCCACAACCCTGCTACTCTGAGCAGCAGAGCAAACAGGTGGAGAAGCTCTTCCTGGCCTTAAAGACCCAGGAGCAGAATAATCTGGA GGAGGCAGCAGATGGCTTCCTGCAGGTGCTCTCTGTGAGGAAGGGGAAAGCCCTAGTGGCCCGGAtgctccccttcctgccccagaaTCAAGCTGTTAGCCTTCTTCTGGCTATCACCCACCATCTGCCCCTCCTGGTCAGGAGGGATGTGGCTGATCAG GCCCTACAAATGTTGTTCAAACCTCTGGGCAGATGTATCAGTCACTTGACCTTCCATGAACTCCTCCAAGGACTCCAGGGACTAACGCTGCTAGCACCTGGCTCCTCAGAGCGGCCAGTCACTGTGGTGCTTCAGAATCAG TTTGGAATATCTTTGCTCTATGCCCTGCTAAGTCATGGGGAGCAGCTGGTATCCCTGGATTCTTCTCTAGAGAAATCCAACAGTGACTATACCACCTG GACAGACATGGTGGTTCTGATTGCCTGGGAGATAGCCCAAATGCCTACAGCCTCTCTGGCAGAACCCCTAACCTTTCCCAGCAACCTTCTTCCCCTGTTCTGTCACCACGTGGATAAACAATTGGTACAGCAGTTGGAGGCTAGGATGGA gCTTGCCTGGATCTACTGA